A stretch of the Taeniopygia guttata chromosome 3, bTaeGut7.mat, whole genome shotgun sequence genome encodes the following:
- the LOC140683549 gene encoding serine/threonine-protein kinase PAK 3-like, which produces MTVKINKNPNVVNYLGSYLVDNQFWLVMEFMDGGTLSDVISKTYLSEDQIAAISRECLQGLDFLHWNHVIYRDVKSENILLRTDGSVKLADFGLFAQLTPEQRRRSSVAGTSGWMAPEVLTGQPYGPKVDIWSFGIVGIEMVEREVPHRNETPVSAELPIARGERPQLRKPNRFSPHLCDFLSCCLQTDEEQRWSAKRLLQHPFVTAAKPASTLAPLINSAKKKKTKKTRI; this is translated from the exons ATGACTGTGAAGATAAATAAGAATCCCAACGTGGTCAACTATTTAGGCAG ctaCCTTGTGGATAATCAATTCTGGCTGGTTATGGAGTTCATGGATGGAGGCACTCTGAGCGATGTCATCAGCAAGACCTACCTGTCTGAAGACCAGATAGCAGCCATCAGTCGAGAG tgcctgcaaggacTGGATTTTCTTCACTGGAACCACGTGATCTACCGAGATGTGAAGAGTGAAAACATCCTTCTCAGAACTGACGGCTCTGTCAAGCTGG CTGACTTTGGCCTCTTTGCTCAGCTCACCCCTGAGCAGCGTAGACGGAGCTCAGTGGCCGGCACTTCTGGCTGGATGGCGCCTGAAGTGCTGACAGGTCAACCATatggccccaaagtggacatatGGTCTTTTGGAATCGTGGGCATCGAAATGGTGGAACGAGAAGTTCCTCACAGGAATGAAACTCCTGTTTCG GCTGAACTCCCGATAGCCAGAGGAGAGAGACCACAGCTGCGGAAGCCCAACCGATTCTCGCCTCACCTGTGTGActttctgagctgctgcctgcagacagaCGAAGAGCAGCGCTGGTCTGCCAAGAGGCTCCTGCAG CATCCATTTGTAACAGCAGCCAAGCCAGCGTCCACCCTGGCACCACTCATCAACTCAGCGAAGAAGAAGAAGACGAAGAAGACAAGAATCTAA
- the LOC140683548 gene encoding uncharacterized protein, with translation MPWQTRGELFPAQEQEEQLRQQVKEPQENGQNIKAESQAELPGAQSAIMEVKKGNKEDMRGIQEEMNLRQQRGDQQDQVSERVAATPLMKDPLSCILQNLKEQLDTELQKIDTKMKAKEKRQEEEIKIIREKLSRLPQALQEQVQTLTSRRAACKDFQQMSGNEEPQAWHEVQEPSPPKLLQVEHDLKMVQEKWTHLNKELQMCLKPLEWERNP, from the exons ATGCCATGGCAGACTCGGGGAGAGCTGTTCCCAGCCCAAGAACAGgaagagcagctcaggcagcaggtgAAAGAGCCACAGGAGAATGGCCAG AACATCAAGGCAGAGTCACAAGCAGAGCTGCCCGGGGCTCAGAGTGCCATCATGGAAGTGAAGAAGGGGAACAAGGAAGATATGAGAGGAATTCAAGAGGAGATGAATCTCCGTCAGCAGAGGGGCGATCAACAAGACCAGGTGAGTGAAAGAGTGGCAGCCACTCCACTCATGAAAGATCCTCTCTCTTGTATTTTACAGAACTTGAAGGAACAGCTGGACACGGAGCTTCAGAAAATTGACACTAAGATGAAGGCAAAGGAGAAGaggcaggaagaagaaattaaaatcatcAGAGAAAAACTTAGTCGTCTCCCTCAGGCTCTACAAGAGCAA GTGCAAACGTTGACATCTCGCCGGGCAGCCTGCAAAGACTTCCAGCAAATGAGTGGCAATGAAGAGCCCCAGGCCTGGCATGAGGTACAGGAACCGTCCCCACCAAAGTTACTACAAGTTGAGCATGACCTGAAGATGGTGCAGGAAAAGTGGACACATTTGAACAAGGAGCTGCAAATGTGTCTGAAGCCCTTGGAGTGGGAAAGGAATCCTTGA